Below is a window of Gammaproteobacteria bacterium DNA.
CAGTTCGATAGGGTTTTTTAAAACTTGATTAATCGATAATTGATTGTTTGTAAAACCTTGATAGCGCTTTAATAATTCTTCGCGTAACGTAATCATTTCTGATAATTTAAAGGAAGATTCAATGTTTAAATCATGATTGCGAATAGTAACGATATTATCTATGCGCGAGTTATATTCGCCTTGGATGGTTTTGTTGACCGCCAGCGCGCAGGCAGGCGCGCCATAAACGACAGAGTGTTCGCCTGATAGAATTAATTTTCCAGGAGAGATAACTGTGATCATACGCGTTCATAAATTCGTTTATGATTTTCAATACCGGCTAGTCTGAAAGTGCCACGTTGTTGTTTCGGTAATAGTAGTGTGCTGCCATCAGCAGGCAGTTGCTGTTCGTAATAATGTGCATATTGTTGGTAGTTTAATGCAGTGCGATCAGCGATCATTGCTTGATGAGCGTTTGTAAAAAGGTGTTGTTGATAGCCATTAATAAAAACCCCGCTGAAATATTCCGCCACACACCCAGAGCCATACGAAAATAAGCCGACACGCTGTCCACTTAAATTTTCTTGCGAATTATCGATTAAAGAATTTAAGGCGACATACATTGAAGCGGTATAAGTATTACCAATCGTTCGGCCATAAAATAAGCTATTATGCAATTGTTTTTCAGATTCTTCATCAGTAATGAGTTTTCCATTTAATTTGCCCAATAATTTATGTGCTTTTTCGGCTAAGCGTGCCACAGGTGTGTGATAACAAAATTGTTGATATTCAGAAAACGGTCGCTTTGCTTTGGCATGATAAGTATTCCAACATTGCTCCAGGCATTGTAAATACATTCGGCTGGAATATAGGCCTTCTACTAATGCTTCATCACGATAATTAGGACGCCAAAAATCCATGATGTCGCGTGTGCAATATCCGCTTTCAAGAGAAATTTCAAGAAGTCGCGGTTGTGCTGACAATAAAAAGGCGACTGCACCACAACCTTGTGAAGATTCACCTTCTGTTCCGAGGCCGTAGCGCGCAATGTCTGATGCAAGCACAAGGATTTTTTGTGAGGGGTCACGTGCAATAAGTGCAATGCCAAATTGTAGTGCTGCAGTACCGCTGTAGCAGGCTTGCTTGATTTCAACCGCGCGGCATTCTTCAGGAAGCTGCAATAACCCGTGAATGTAAGTAGCTGCGGACTTCGATTGATCAATGCCCGATTCGGTTGCAAATAATACGTGCTTAATAGTGTGACGGTTTTGATCATTGACAATGCGTTGTGCGGCATTGGCTGCTAGCGTGATAATATCTTCATCCACCGCAGGAATTGCCATTTGGTGCTGACCCAGGGCGCGATAATATTTATCCTCAGGAAGATGATTGTGTGTAGCAATTTCTGCTAAATCCAAATACATGCTTGACGTAAAAAAACTAATCGCATCGATTCCGATGGTGAACACAGTTTACTCCTTTGATTTTTGTGATTGCTTGATATTGCGTTCAATCTCTAAATGACTTTGCATTAATTCACCTGGATTAGCGATGGCACCTAATAAAGATAACTCTCCGCACAACACAGTGGCCGCAGCGATTATTGCTAATTTTCGCGCATTTTTTCCAGGTTCAGCAGAGTGAGTCAGTCCCATTGCAGTGAGGTTTTCATTCGCAAAATCAAGATTTTTTCCATTGCCAACGGTGCCAACAATAATGTTGGGGATGGTGATTGAAAAATAAAGCGCATCGTTTTTCACTTCACAATGTACGATACCTTGCGATCCTTCGACAATATTCGCTGCGTCTTGCCCTGTTGCTAAATAAAAAGCAAGTAACATATTTGCAAAGTGCGCGTTGGCGCTGCGTAAACTTCCTGCAGCAATCGAACCCAGTAGATTTTTCTTAATATGAACATTGACAATTGCTTCGGGAGATACTTTCAGAAAACGTTGGCAAAT
It encodes the following:
- a CDS encoding hydroxymethylglutaryl-CoA synthase, encoding MYLDLAEIATHNHLPEDKYYRALGQHQMAIPAVDEDIITLAANAAQRIVNDQNRHTIKHVLFATESGIDQSKSAATYIHGLLQLPEECRAVEIKQACYSGTAALQFGIALIARDPSQKILVLASDIARYGLGTEGESSQGCGAVAFLLSAQPRLLEISLESGYCTRDIMDFWRPNYRDEALVEGLYSSRMYLQCLEQCWNTYHAKAKRPFSEYQQFCYHTPVARLAEKAHKLLGKLNGKLITDEESEKQLHNSLFYGRTIGNTYTASMYVALNSLIDNSQENLSGQRVGLFSYGSGCVAEYFSGVFINGYQQHLFTNAHQAMIADRTALNYQQYAHYYEQQLPADGSTLLLPKQQRGTFRLAGIENHKRIYERV